In Phaenicophaeus curvirostris isolate KB17595 chromosome 14, BPBGC_Pcur_1.0, whole genome shotgun sequence, a single genomic region encodes these proteins:
- the SLC38A8 gene encoding solute carrier family 38 member 8 — protein sequence MEAGGERRPLVRAAGSPGLSSAGAVFILLKSALGAGLLSFPWAFGRAGGAAPALLVELGSLVFLVSGLAVLGYAAALSAQPTYQGVIRAVCGVAAGKLCEVCFLLNLFMISVALLRVVGDQLEKLCDSLYSNGTLSGSLLPLPWYADQRFTLSALCVLVIFPLSVPREIGFQKYSSILGTLAACYLTVVVVLKYYLQAESLSLSKPPQPSRTSSWASVFSVIPTICFGFQCHEACVAIYSSMRNQSFSHWVTVSVLSMLICLLIYSLTGVYGYLTFGEAVASDVLMSYPGNDPVVIVARVLFGVSIITIYPIVVLLGRSVVRDMWVTPKRGAASVPEGHERRSRVALTVTWMATTLAIALFVPDIGKVIELIGGISAFFIFIFPGLCLVCMSGTRALGPRTKAALIAWGVLSVLSGTFVCGQSAALAVLGLLH from the exons ATGGAGGCGGGCGGCGAGCGGCGGCCGCTGGTGCGGGCAGCGGGCAGCCCCGGGCTCTCCTCCGCCGGCGCCGTCTTCATCCTCCTGAAATCGGCGCTGGGTGCGGGGCTGCTCAGCTTCCCCTGGGCCTTCGGCAGGGCGGGCGGCGCCGCCCCTGCCCTCCTGGTGGAGCTG GGCTCGCTGGTCTTCCTGGTGAGCGGGTTGGCGGTGCTGGGCTACGCGGCTGCCCTCAGCGCTCAGCCCACCTACCAGGGAGTCATCCGGGCAGTGTGTGGGGTGGCGGCGGGGAAGCTCTGCGAGGTCtgcttcctcctcaacctcttCATGATCTCTGTGGCCCTCCTCAGGGTGGTGGGTGACCAGCTGGAGAAAC TGTGCGACTCCCTCTACTCCAACGGGACGCTGAGCGGGAGCCTCCTGCCACTGCCCTGGTATGCAGACCAACGCTTCACCCTCTCGGCTCTCTGCGTCCTTGTCATCTTCCCGCTCTCCGTCCCCAGGGAGATTGGCTTCCAGAAATATTCCAG CATTCTGGGCACGCTGGCTGCTTGCTACCTCACCGTGGTTGTCGTCCTGAAATATTACCTGCAAGCAGAGAGCCTGAGCTTGTCCaaacccccccagccctccag GACCTCCTCCTGGGCCTCTGTCTTCAGCGTCATCCCCACCATCTGCTTCGGCTTCCAG TGCCACGAGGCCTGCGTGGCCATCTATAGCAGCATGCGCAACCAGAGCTTCTCCCACTGGGTCACCGTCTCTGTGCTCTCCATGCTCATCTGCCTGCTCATCTACTCCCTCACTG GGGTCTATGGATACCTGACCTTCGGGGAGGCCGTGGCATCCGATGTCCTGATGTCCTACCCAGGGAATGACCCGGTTGTCATTGTTGCCCGCGTTCTCTTTGGTGTCTCCATCATCACTATCTACCCCATAGTGGTGCTGCTGGGCAG ATCAGTGGTGCGGGACATGTGGGTGACTCCCAAGCGTGGGGCTGCATCGGTGCCTGAGGGACACGAGCGGCGGAGCCGGGTGGCACTGACGGTCACCTGGATGGCCACCACACTTGCCATCGCCCTGTTTGTCCCGGACATCGGCAAGGTCATCGAGCTCATCGGAGGCATCAGCGccttcttcatcttcatcttcccAG GGTTGTGCCTGGTGTGCATGAGCGGGACTCGCGCCCTCGGACCTCGCACAAA ggctgctctcatcGCGTGGGGTGTCCTTTCTGTGCTCAGTGGCACCTTCGTCTGCGGGCAGAGCGCTgccctggctgtgctggggctCCTGCATTGA